The DNA window CCGGTTGAACTGGTGACCGCTTCAGCGAGCGGGCTGGATTACAGCCTGACCCCGGCCGCTGCGCTGTGGCAGGTACCTCGCGTCGCCAAAGCACGTCAGCTTAGCGTTGAACAAGTCAGCCAGTTGGTTGACGAGGCAACGCAAAAACCGTTGCTCAGTTTTCTCGGCCAACCTGTGGTAAATATACTGCAGCTGAATATGTCGCTGGATGCCCTAAAGGATAAGTGAAATGAGTGACGAGCCGCTGCGTCCGGACCCAGACCGCCTGTTACAACAAACCGCCTCTGCACATCGCGGAAAACTGAAGGTGTTTTTTGGTGCCTGCGCGGGGGTCGGTAAAACCTGGGCGATGCTGGCGGAAGCGCAGCGGCTGCGCGCCCAGGGGCTGGATATTCTGGTTGGCGTGGCAGAAACCCATGGGCGTAAAGAGACGGCGGCAATGCTTGAGGGGCTCAGCACCCTCCCCCTGCGCCGCCTTTCCCATCGCGGGCGCTACGTTAAAGAGTTTGACCTTGACGGCGCGCTGGCCCGCCGTCCGGCGCTGATCCTGGTCGATGAGCTGGCGCACAGCAACGCGCCCGGTTCGCGACATCCTAAACGCTGGCAGGACGTTGAAGAGCTGCTCGAAGCCGGCATCGACGTTTTTACTACTGTTAACGTCCAGCATCTGGAAAGCCTTAACGATGTGGTCAGCGGCATCACCGGCGTACAGGTGCGCGAAACCGTCCCCGACCCGTTTTTTGACGCCGCCGATGATGTGGTTCTCGTCGACCTTCCCCCCGACGATCTCCGCCAGCGGCTTAATGAAGGCAAAGTTTATATCGGCGGTCAGGCTGAGCGGGCTATCGAAAACTTCTTTCGCAAAGGCAACCTGATTGCCCTGCGCGAGCTGGCGTTGCGCCGTACCGCCGATCGGGTCGATGAGCAGATGCGCGCCTGGCGCGACCGTCAGGGCCAGGAAAAGGTCTGGCACACCCGCGACGCCATTTTGCTGTGCATTGGCCATAATACCGGTAGCGAAAAGCTGGTCCGCGCCGCCGCCCGACTGGCTGCCAGGCTGGGTAGCGTCTGGCATGCGGTGTATGTTGAAACCCCTTCTTTGCATCGTCTGCCGGAAGCAAAGCGACGGGCAATTCTGGCGGCGCTTCGGCTGGCGCAGGAGCTGAGGGCAGAAACTGCCACTCTCTCCGATCCTTCGGAAGAGAAGGCCGTTCTGCACTACGCCCGCGAACATAACCTCGGCAAAATAGTCATTGGCCGCCAGCAAAAAAGACGCTGGTGGGATCGCAGCGGTTTTGCCGATCGTCTGGCCCGGCACGCGCCGGATCTCGATCTGGTCGTCATCGCGCTGGATGAAAAGACCGCCCCTCTGCCCGCTCGCGCCAGCGATGGCCGCACGGCGATGGAAAAATGGCGTTTGCAGGTTCAGGGCTGCGTGGTCGCCATCGCGCTGTGCGCGGTCATTACCGTGGTGGCGATGCAGTGGTTAATGGCCTTCGAAGCCGCCAACCTGGTGATGCTGTATCTGCTCGGGGTGGTGATTATCGCCCTCGTGTATGGCCGTTGGCCGTCGGTACTGGCGACGGTGGTGAACGTGGTCAGCTTTGACCTGTTCTTTGTTGCGCCGCGCGGTACGCTGGCTGTTTCCGATGTGCAGTATCTGCTGACTTTTGGCGTGATGCTGACCGTCGGACTGCTTATCGGCAATCTAACCGCTGGCGTGCGCTATCAGGCGCGGGTGGCGCGCTATCGCGAACAGCGCACCCGTCATCTTTACGAAATGTCAAAAGCGCTGGCGGTGGGCCGCAGCCATGAGGATATCGCCACCACCAGCGAGCGATTTATTGCCTCGACGTTTCAGGCGCGCAGCCAGCTGCTGCTGCCCGATGATGCCGGAAGACTCTCGCCGCTAACCCAGCAAACCGCAGCCATCACCTGGGATGACGCTATTGCCCGCTGGAGCTTCGATAAAGGCCAGCCCGCCGGAGCTGGTACCGACACCCTTCCCGGCGTGCCCTATCAGATTCTGCCGCTAAAAAGCGCCGCCCGTACCTGGGGATTGCTGGTGGTAGAACCGGATAATTTGCGCCAGCTAATGATCCCCGAGCAACAGCGTCTGCTGGAAACCTTCACTCTGCTGGTCGCCAGCGCGCTGGAGCGGCTGACGTTAACCGCCAGCGAAGAGCAGGCTCGGCTGAACAGCGAACGCGAAAGCCTGCGAAACTCGCTGCTGGCGGCGCTGTCACATGATTTGCGCACCCCGCTGACGGTGCTGTTTGGTCAGGCGGAGATCCTGACGCTCGATCTCGCCAGCGAGGGTTCGAAGCATGCCCCACAGGCCAATGAGATTCGCCAGCATGTGCTGAACACCACCAGGCTGGTCAATAATCTGCTCGATATGGCGCGGATCCAGTCCGGCGGCTTTAATTTGCATAAAGAGTGGTTAACCCTGGAAGAGGTGGTCGGCAGCGCTTTGCGTATGCTGGAGCCGGGTCTCGGCGGGCGGCATATTCAGCTTGCGCTGCCGGACCCGCTACTGCTGGTACACGTTGACGGTCCGCTATTTGAACGGGTGCTGATTAATCTGCTGGAAAATGCGGTGAAATACGCCGGGCCGCAGGCGCAAATCGGCATTGCGGCGCATACCGATCCGCATAATTTGTTTCTGGAGGTCTGGGATAACGGGCCCGGTATCCCAGCGGGGCAGGAACAGGCTATCTTTGATAAGTTCGCTCGCGGCAATAAGGAGTCGGCAATTCCCGGCGTCGGCCTGGGGCTGGCGATTTGTGAGGCCATTGTCGAAGTCCACGGCGGGACGATTAGCGGCGCAACGCGTCCGGAAGGCGGTGCCTGTTTCCGTGTTACACTGCCGCGAGAAGCGCCCCCTGAACTGAAAGAGTTAGCCGAGGAAATGTGATTAACGTTTTGATCATCGAAGACGAAAACGCTATCCGCCGCTTTCTGCGCACCGCGCTGGAAGCCGACGGCATGCGGGTATTTGAGGCGGAAACGCTGCAACGCGGGCTGATTGAAGCCGCCACCCGCAAGCCGGATTTAGTCATTCTCGATCTTGGCCTGCCCGATGGTGACGGCAACGCGTTTATTCGCGAAGTTCGCCAGTGGAGCCAAATGCCGATTATCGTGTTATCGGCACGCACCGAGGAGCAGGATAAAATCGCCGCTCTCGACGCCGGTGCCGATGACTATCTGAGTAAACCTTTTGGTATTGGCGAGCTGCAGGCGCGGTTGCGGGTGGCCATGCGTCGCCACGCGGGTGCGCAGGCCGACGAGCCGCTGGTACGTTTTGCCGATATTGAGGTGGATATCCCCGCTCGCCGCATCGTTCGCGGCGACGAAGAGATCCACCTGACGCCAATCGAATTTCGTCTGCTGGCAGTATTGTTAAATAATCTTGGCAAGGTGCTGACCCAGCGACAGCTGCTCAATCAGGTCTGGGGACCGAATGCGGTGGAGCATAGCCACTATCTGCGGATTTATATGGGACACCTGCGGCAAAAGCTGGAGGTTGACCCGGCGCGACCGCAGCATTTGCTCACCGAAACGGGGATCGGTTACCGGTTTATGCCGTAGCCGTTGCCCCAGGTTGCGATCGCGTGTCGATGGTTTCCCGGGGCGCTGTGCTCAGTCGGGCTACCTGACCGCCATCTGCCGGTCAGGTAGCCCGGACAGGCGCATCGCGCCGCCTCCGGGAGATACCCGCGATTATTGCCCGTAATAGGCCCCTGCCCCATGCTTGCGTAAATAGTGCTTATCCAGCAGCGTCGACGAAACCGGCTGCTCCTCGCTCACCAACTGGCGGGTCCACATATTCATGTAGGCAATCTCTTCCAGCACCACCGCATTATGCACCGCGTTCGCCGGATCTTTTCCCCACGCAAAAGGGCCGTGACCATGCACCAGTGCGGCAGGCACGCTGAGAGGTTCGATATCCTGCATCCTGAACGTTTCAATAATCACGTGGCCGGTATTGGTTTCATAATCACCGAGAATTTCATCGTCGTTTAGCGGGCGGGTGCAGGGAATTGGCCCATAAAAATAGTCGGCATGGGTGGTCCCCATCGCCAGCAGCGGCCTGCCCGACTGCGCCCAAATCGTCGCGTGGCGTGAGTGCGTATGCACAATCCCGCCCACGCCGCTAAAGGCTTTATACAGTTCAAGATGCGTCGGCGTATCGGATGAAGGCTTGTAGCGCCCTTCCACCACTCGCCCAGTTGCCAGTTCAACCACCACCATATCGTCAGCCGACATCACATCGTATTCCACGCCGGAAGGCTTAATCACCACCAACCCCGCGTCGCGATCGATGCCGCTGACGTTGCCCCAGGTAAAGGTGACAAGATTAAATTTCGGCAGCGCCAGATTGGCGTCAAGAACCGTCTGCTTGAGTTTATCCAGCATACTTCACTCCTGAATTCACATTGGCTTCATACTGCGGGACAAGAAAACCCTGCTGGTATTTATCCGTTAACCACGCTTTGGCCTCGGCAATTCTCTCGCTATCCTGCCCGTCATTTTTAGCCCACATCTCAATCAGCCATGCGCCGCGATAGTTCAGCGCGGCAAGCGAGCGGAAAATCTCGCTGAAATCCACGCAGCCGGTGCCGAACGGCACATCGCGGAACTGCCCCAGCGAGGCGTGTGAAACGGGCTGGGTGTCCTTCAAATGGATGGCGCTGATTTTATGAATGCCTTTACTCAACTCTTCAGGAACATCGTTTTGCCACGCACTTAAGTTGCCAACGTCCGGATAGACGCAGAACCACGGGCTACAGACCTTGCGCTCCAGATCCAGCCAGCGGGAGATATTGCTCATAAAGGCGGTGTCCATGATCTCCATCGACAACATGATTTGCGCCTTCGCCGCTTCAGCCACCGCCCAGTTAATCCCTTCAATAAAATATTCGCGAGTTTGCGCGGAGGAGGATTCGTAGTAAACGTCATAGCCTGCCAGCTGGATATTGCGGATCCCGACGTGGCTGGCAAAGTCCAGCGCATCAAGCATCAGTTCGCGCGCCTTTAACCGGGTGTCACGGTTGACGCTACCAAAAGGATGGCTGCGGTGCGCGGAGAGGCACATGCTCGGCACATCGATGCCGCTATTAATTTTGTCAGCAACGAACGCCAGCCTCTGGCCACGGTTCCAGCGTAGTCGGGCCTGACGTTCCGGGCTCTCATCAACAGAGATTTCGAGGAAATCAAACTCCAGATTTGCTGCCAGTTCGAAGCGTTTTGGCCAGTCCAGCGTAGCGGGTAGCGCTTTTTCATAAATACCAAGTCTGGGCTTCATTGTACCGCTCCCGTCGCCCTGGAGAGGCTTTGCGCAACCTGTAAATAACGGGCATAGCCTTCACGCAGCTGCTGATGTCGTTTGGCATCCGGCTGGTAACAAACGACTTCCGGCTGCGTCGCCTGGATAGCTTCGCTGAAATTGGCATAGGCACCGGTTCCGGCAGCCGCGCATAATGCAGCCGCGCGACATCCGGCCTGTTCAATATCCACCACTTCCAAAGGGAGGTTGGAGGCATCGGCATACATCTGCGTCCAGCCTTTCGACTGGCTTGGGCCGCCGGTGAAGCGAATTTTTTGAATATCCTGATTGAGCTCAATAATGCGGTCCTGGTGCACCAGGTGGGAAAAGACGATCCCGCGATAGATGGCCGCAATAATGTCTTTTTTGGTGTGATGACCCGCCAGGCCGACCAGCGCACCGGGGAGATCCATCGCCAGATTGGAACCAAACAGATACGGTAAAAAGACCAGATTGCTGTCGGTATCTTCCGCGATCCAGCTTTCGAAATGCTCATAGCAGTGGTCATCATCAGGAAAGAACTGTTTCACAAACCAGGAGAGATTACTCGCCGAGGTCGGGCTGCCCTCATGAACAAAATATTTCCCCGGAATGCAGTATTTCCCCCAGATATACGGGAAGTCGCTGGCAATAATATTATCCGTCACCGAGGTGGCAATACTCCACGTTCCTGCCACCGCGCTGAGGGTATCAGCCCGATCAATCCCCGAAGAAACGGCGGAGGCAACCACATCGAAAAAGCCGCCGAAGACCGGCGTGCCAGGACACAGCCCGCAGTCCAGTGATGCCTGCAGGGTAATGTGGCCTACGCAATCCGTTGAGTTCACCACCGGCGCGGTTTTATCCACCACTTCCTCAATGCCAAATAGCGCCATCATGTCGCTGTCGTAGCGGGAGGTGAACTGGTTATAAAAATTGCTGCCGGAAATATTGGTAATTTCCGCCGTCGCTTCGCCGGTCAGGCGGAAACGGATGTAGTCGTGGACCATCAAAACGGCATCGATTCTGTCGTAATTGGCCGGCTCATACTCTTTAAGCCACGCCAGCAGCGACACCGGATGTCCGGTCCACAGCTGCTGTAATCCTTTCGGATAAGCCAGCTTGTCGATACCTTCGCGATACCATTTTTTGACAAACTCCAGCGCCCGGGTATCGGATGAAATAATCCCGTTGCGTACCGGCTCGCCTTTTTTATCAATCGCGTAAAGCCCCTTACCGTGCGAGGAAAAACCGATCCCGCCAATACTTAACGGCGGCACCTGGCTTTCATACATCACTTTTTTAATCACACTGCAAACGGTATCCCACAGTTCATGCATATTCCGCTCGGTAAAACCCGGCTGTTCGGATAACACCTGCGCATATTGCGACGCGACGTGGATCTCTTGCCCTAGTTCATTATAGATACCGGCTTTGGTCACCGTCCCGCCGATATCGACTCCGATAAAATTCATATCCCTTCACCCCACAATGAAAATGATTTAGCGTCTGGCAGAGCTAATAAAAGTGGCGCCCCAAATAATGAGCCCTTTCACTACATACTGGACATAAGGCGAGATCCCCAGAAGATTTAAGCCATTATTCAGTACCCCGAGCATCATCGCGCCAATTAACGTACCAATAATCATTCCTCGCCCACCGGCAATAGACGCGCCGCCGAGCACAACTGCGGCAATAGCATCCAGTTCAAAACCAACGCCGGCATTAGGCTGACCGCTCATGACGCGCGAGGTAAAAATAAGCCCGGCGAAACTGGCGGTAAAACCACTAATAACGTAGACCAGCAACTTATAATATTTAACCCGCAGACCGCTCAGGCGTGCCGCCTCTTCGTTCCCCCCCAGGGAGTAGACATAGCGACCGAACGGCATATGGTTCAGGACGATATAAAATATGATATATAAAACCACCATCAGAATAATCGGCACCTGAATACCGAACAGATATTCACGGCCCCAAAAG is part of the Klebsiella huaxiensis genome and encodes:
- a CDS encoding L-ribulose-5-phosphate 3-epimerase, with the translated sequence MKPRLGIYEKALPATLDWPKRFELAANLEFDFLEISVDESPERQARLRWNRGQRLAFVADKINSGIDVPSMCLSAHRSHPFGSVNRDTRLKARELMLDALDFASHVGIRNIQLAGYDVYYESSSAQTREYFIEGINWAVAEAAKAQIMLSMEIMDTAFMSNISRWLDLERKVCSPWFCVYPDVGNLSAWQNDVPEELSKGIHKISAIHLKDTQPVSHASLGQFRDVPFGTGCVDFSEIFRSLAALNYRGAWLIEMWAKNDGQDSERIAEAKAWLTDKYQQGFLVPQYEANVNSGVKYAG
- the araD gene encoding L-ribulose-5-phosphate 4-epimerase yields the protein MLDKLKQTVLDANLALPKFNLVTFTWGNVSGIDRDAGLVVIKPSGVEYDVMSADDMVVVELATGRVVEGRYKPSSDTPTHLELYKAFSGVGGIVHTHSRHATIWAQSGRPLLAMGTTHADYFYGPIPCTRPLNDDEILGDYETNTGHVIIETFRMQDIEPLSVPAALVHGHGPFAWGKDPANAVHNAVVLEEIAYMNMWTRQLVSEEQPVSSTLLDKHYLRKHGAGAYYGQ
- the kdpE gene encoding two-component system response regulator KdpE, whose product is MINVLIIEDENAIRRFLRTALEADGMRVFEAETLQRGLIEAATRKPDLVILDLGLPDGDGNAFIREVRQWSQMPIIVLSARTEEQDKIAALDAGADDYLSKPFGIGELQARLRVAMRRHAGAQADEPLVRFADIEVDIPARRIVRGDEEIHLTPIEFRLLAVLLNNLGKVLTQRQLLNQVWGPNAVEHSHYLRIYMGHLRQKLEVDPARPQHLLTETGIGYRFMP
- the kdpD gene encoding two-component system sensor histidine kinase KdpD — translated: MSDEPLRPDPDRLLQQTASAHRGKLKVFFGACAGVGKTWAMLAEAQRLRAQGLDILVGVAETHGRKETAAMLEGLSTLPLRRLSHRGRYVKEFDLDGALARRPALILVDELAHSNAPGSRHPKRWQDVEELLEAGIDVFTTVNVQHLESLNDVVSGITGVQVRETVPDPFFDAADDVVLVDLPPDDLRQRLNEGKVYIGGQAERAIENFFRKGNLIALRELALRRTADRVDEQMRAWRDRQGQEKVWHTRDAILLCIGHNTGSEKLVRAAARLAARLGSVWHAVYVETPSLHRLPEAKRRAILAALRLAQELRAETATLSDPSEEKAVLHYAREHNLGKIVIGRQQKRRWWDRSGFADRLARHAPDLDLVVIALDEKTAPLPARASDGRTAMEKWRLQVQGCVVAIALCAVITVVAMQWLMAFEAANLVMLYLLGVVIIALVYGRWPSVLATVVNVVSFDLFFVAPRGTLAVSDVQYLLTFGVMLTVGLLIGNLTAGVRYQARVARYREQRTRHLYEMSKALAVGRSHEDIATTSERFIASTFQARSQLLLPDDAGRLSPLTQQTAAITWDDAIARWSFDKGQPAGAGTDTLPGVPYQILPLKSAARTWGLLVVEPDNLRQLMIPEQQRLLETFTLLVASALERLTLTASEEQARLNSERESLRNSLLAALSHDLRTPLTVLFGQAEILTLDLASEGSKHAPQANEIRQHVLNTTRLVNNLLDMARIQSGGFNLHKEWLTLEEVVGSALRMLEPGLGGRHIQLALPDPLLLVHVDGPLFERVLINLLENAVKYAGPQAQIGIAAHTDPHNLFLEVWDNGPGIPAGQEQAIFDKFARGNKESAIPGVGLGLAICEAIVEVHGGTISGATRPEGGACFRVTLPREAPPELKELAEEM
- a CDS encoding FGGY-family carbohydrate kinase; the protein is MNFIGVDIGGTVTKAGIYNELGQEIHVASQYAQVLSEQPGFTERNMHELWDTVCSVIKKVMYESQVPPLSIGGIGFSSHGKGLYAIDKKGEPVRNGIISSDTRALEFVKKWYREGIDKLAYPKGLQQLWTGHPVSLLAWLKEYEPANYDRIDAVLMVHDYIRFRLTGEATAEITNISGSNFYNQFTSRYDSDMMALFGIEEVVDKTAPVVNSTDCVGHITLQASLDCGLCPGTPVFGGFFDVVASAVSSGIDRADTLSAVAGTWSIATSVTDNIIASDFPYIWGKYCIPGKYFVHEGSPTSASNLSWFVKQFFPDDDHCYEHFESWIAEDTDSNLVFLPYLFGSNLAMDLPGALVGLAGHHTKKDIIAAIYRGIVFSHLVHQDRIIELNQDIQKIRFTGGPSQSKGWTQMYADASNLPLEVVDIEQAGCRAAALCAAAGTGAYANFSEAIQATQPEVVCYQPDAKRHQQLREGYARYLQVAQSLSRATGAVQ